AGAGGCCTGGGACGGGCGCTCCTCAAGGATGCCTTGCTGCGGACGTTGCAGGCTGCGGATATCGCGGGGATCAGGGCGATTCTTGTGCATGCCAAGGACGAGGAGGCCCGGGCATGGTATGCTTCCTGGGATTTTGAACCGAGCGTGACGGACCCGTATCATCTTTTTTTGCTTCTGAAGGATCTGAAGTCCACTCTTGATCGATAATCCCGCTCCGGGCATGATGCGCCGCATCATCCCTTCCAAGGAGCGCTCGTGACCTCATCCGATTACATCGATTTTGCGGCCATCACGGCCCTGTTTCAGCATGCCTGCGACGAATCCCGCAATTTCCTCTACGAATACGAAGTCTACACCCTGCTCTCCAGATCCGGGGCCGAGACGCCTCCGCGTTCCCATCTGATGGTGCGCGGGGCGCGGGTTTCTGATGAGGAGCTGGTGGGCATTCCTGGGGAACGGGCTGTGCTCAAGATTGTTTCTCCGACCATTGTGCATAAGACCGAGGTCGGCGGGGTGCGGATCGTGGCCAAGACGCCCCAGAGCGTGCGATCGGCCCAGCGGCGCATGCTCTACGAGGTGCCGGAGAACTATGCTGCCTGGATCGAGCGCAACCCCGACGCCGCGCCGCCCTCCTACCGGAATCTCAGCGGGCAGGCATTGGTGGCGGCCATCAGCCGGGACGTGAAGGGCGTGCTGCAGGTGCAGTTCATGCCGCCGGATTCCGATACCTTTGGTCACGAGCTCATCGTGGGCCTGCGGCGCACCCGCGAGTTCGGCATGATCTTAAGCGCCGGTCTCGGCGGCACGGACACGGAGCTTTACGCCCAGCGTTTCCGCAAGGGCCAGGCCATTGTGGCCGCGTCCACCCTCATGACCGACGGCCAGACATTTTTCGAACTTTTCCGCCAGACCATTTCCTACAAGAAATTGGCCGGGTTGACCCGGGGGCAGCGCCGCATCGTCGCTGACGAGCAGCTCATCGAATGCTTCGAGAGTTTCGTGGCGATGGCCAATTTCTACTCGCCGGACAATCCGGACGCGCCCTTTGTCATCGAAGAACTGGAGGTCAATCCCTTTGCCTTCACCGATTATCTGATGGTGCCGCTTGACGGCATGTGCCGCTTTTCCCTGCCGGAAGATCGTCCTGTGGCGCGTCCCGTGGGCAAGATCCAAAACCTGCTGCACCCGCAGCGCATCGGCATCATCGGGGTTTCGGCCACGCGCAGGAATTTCGGACGCATTATTCTTGAGAACATCCTGGCTCAGGGCTTTGATCCGCAAAGCGTCACCATCCTGCGCGAGGGCGCCCCGGACAGAAGCGGCGTGCAGTGCGTGCCGGATCTGGCCGGGTTGCCGGACAAGCTCGATCTCTTGGTCGTGGCCGTGGGCGCGGCTCAGGTGCCGGATTTGGTGGAGGAGATCATCAGCCGGGATGCGGCCCACGCGGTCATGCTCATCCCCGGCGGCATGGGTGAGACAAAGGATAGCCGCGAACGCGCCGCTCAGGTCGTGGCGCAGATCAATGCGGCCCACGGCAGGGGTGACGGCGGCCCGGTCTTTCTTGGCGCCAACTGCATGGGCGTGGTCTCCCGGCCCGGGCGCTACGACACGTGGTTCATCCCCGAGGAGAAGCTGCCGCGCGACCGGGGCAAGCCCTACCGCCGCGCGGCCCTGGTCAGCCAGAGCGGAGCCTTCATGCTGCACCGCAGCAGCCAGTGCCCGGAACTGGTCCCGGCCTACATGATCTCCATGGGCAACCAGACGGACCTGACCCTGGGCGACATGGTCAGTTATTTCAAGGATTCAAAACAGGTGGACGTCATCGCGGTCTACGCCGAGGGCTTCAGCGACCTTGACGGGCTGGCCTTTTGCCGCGCCGTGCGCGAGGCCGTCATGGCGGGCAAGGAGGTGGTCTTCTACAAGGCGGGGCGCACGCCTGAAGGCAAGTCCGCCACCAGCGGCCACACCGCGTCCCTGGCCGGGGATTTCATGGTCTGCGAAAGTTGCGTGCGTCAGGCCGGGGCCATCGTGGCTCAGAATTTCAACCAGTTTCAGGATCTTTTTCTGCTGGCCGAAACCCTGCACGGCAAGAAAATCCGGGGCAACCGGCTGGCGGCGGTCAGCGGGGCTGGATTCGAGGCCGTGGGCATGGCCGATTCCATCCAGAGCGACGACTATTCCATGCAGCTTGCGCCCTTCGCCCCCGAAACAGTGGACAAGATCGCCGCAGTGCTGCGCGAAAAACGCCTGGACGCACTGGTGGGCATCGTCAACCCTCTGGACATCAACCCGGCGGCCGATGACGACGCCCACGCCCGCATCGCCGCCATCTTGGCCACCGACCCCGGCGTGGACGCGGTGGTCCTGGGCCTGGACCCGCTCTCCCCGGCCATGCACACCCTGGCCGAAACGGATGTTCCGGCCTTTGACCTGCACGCCGAGGGCAGCATCGCTCGCCTTCTGCCGCAAGTGGCCGTTCAGAGCGACAAGCCCATCATCGGCGTCATCGACGGCGGCCGCCTCTACGACCCCCTGCGCGACGCGCTCATGGCCGAGGGCGTGCCGATCTTCCCGGTCTGTGACCGGGCCGTGTCGGCCCTGGCCCAGTATATCCAGGCTCGGCTGTATGCCGATCTGCTGCGCGGCGGCCTTGGGTGAGATTTACGAGCGGCGCTTGGATCGAAGGCGGTACAGCCGTTCGGTGAAGCCGCCCTCCTGA
This DNA window, taken from Desulfomicrobium sp. ZS1, encodes the following:
- a CDS encoding acetate--CoA ligase family protein; translation: MTSSDYIDFAAITALFQHACDESRNFLYEYEVYTLLSRSGAETPPRSHLMVRGARVSDEELVGIPGERAVLKIVSPTIVHKTEVGGVRIVAKTPQSVRSAQRRMLYEVPENYAAWIERNPDAAPPSYRNLSGQALVAAISRDVKGVLQVQFMPPDSDTFGHELIVGLRRTREFGMILSAGLGGTDTELYAQRFRKGQAIVAASTLMTDGQTFFELFRQTISYKKLAGLTRGQRRIVADEQLIECFESFVAMANFYSPDNPDAPFVIEELEVNPFAFTDYLMVPLDGMCRFSLPEDRPVARPVGKIQNLLHPQRIGIIGVSATRRNFGRIILENILAQGFDPQSVTILREGAPDRSGVQCVPDLAGLPDKLDLLVVAVGAAQVPDLVEEIISRDAAHAVMLIPGGMGETKDSRERAAQVVAQINAAHGRGDGGPVFLGANCMGVVSRPGRYDTWFIPEEKLPRDRGKPYRRAALVSQSGAFMLHRSSQCPELVPAYMISMGNQTDLTLGDMVSYFKDSKQVDVIAVYAEGFSDLDGLAFCRAVREAVMAGKEVVFYKAGRTPEGKSATSGHTASLAGDFMVCESCVRQAGAIVAQNFNQFQDLFLLAETLHGKKIRGNRLAAVSGAGFEAVGMADSIQSDDYSMQLAPFAPETVDKIAAVLREKRLDALVGIVNPLDINPAADDDAHARIAAILATDPGVDAVVLGLDPLSPAMHTLAETDVPAFDLHAEGSIARLLPQVAVQSDKPIIGVIDGGRLYDPLRDALMAEGVPIFPVCDRAVSALAQYIQARLYADLLRGGLG